TGGACTATCGACAGGACTCTTCAGCGGTGCCCGTGTGCCTGCAGTCGTTGCCTCTGGGGCTAGCTGGCGCCTGCGGGTGTGTCGCATCCTGTGCATGCGTATGTGTCTGGGGCAACTTCGTGCTGCACTCAATGCAACTCCGCGCCTCCGCAGGATGTGTCTTTCGCCTCTTCGGCGAGTACGGCGCAGTCCCGGCGTTCAAACAGTTGCTCTTGGCTCCGTTGGCCGGAAAGAGCGGCAGGGGCCATCGATGGCCATAGCATAGCAAGGCCGGAGACCGCTTTCGGGGCGCTTGGCGACAAGAGCAGGGGCCACAATGACAGCGTGTGAGAGGGCGGCGGCTCCTGACAGCCACAACATATGGCAACCGCGTCAGGGCAGAGATAGCTTTTCCTTTGGCCTGTGACTGCCCAAGCGGCGGGTCACGGCATAACATCGGCGCTGCAGGCACAACCGCCTCGTGGACGTGGCAAGGCGAACGGGTAGGGGGCTCCTTGTGTTGCTCATATGGAAAGGGCACAATAAGGACAGTAATAACCATGGCCGGGCACATCCCTCGTAAAGCGACGAGGGGGTGTTGTATTGGACGCCGCAGCGAAGAAAGCATTCCAAAAGGCAAACAAAAAGACAAAAAATTGTTAAATCCTTATTGATCTCTGAAGGCGTTTGACAAATGATTGTTGAGGTGGCACAATTAGTGGCCATAACCTAGTGAGTCGGAGCGTGAACCGTGAAACGCCGCGCCTTTACCCTTATTGAACTCTTAGTTGTAATCGCGATTATTGCAATCCTTGCTGCCATCTTGTTTCCTGTATTCGCTCGTGCGCGTGAAAATGCCCGCCGTGCCAGTTGCCAGAGTAATCTCAAGCAGGTCGCACTCAGCTTGCGCCAATACACGCAGGATTACGATGAAAGGTTTCCCGGATGGTACACCAACAACGACGGTGGCACTCCCTTTGGCTATCAGATGAGCAATGCAGTCGGCCCGAATACGGATAAAGGCTGGACAGAGCTTATCCAGCCATACATGAAAAGCAAGCAGATTTTGCAGTGCCCCAGTGAACCCAGTCCACCGGCCCCCGATACTTCAAATGGTTGGGCTCTTACGCCTACCGTCTATGGCTACTCCGATTATTTTCTGAACGCTAACGTTGGCGGACGGCGTGTCGGTATTGCCAACGAACAGCCAACAGACGGCGGTATCAATGAATCTCAGCTCGCGGCGTCATCGCTCACTATCCTTAATGGGGACGGCTTCGCGTTTGCCTCAGAACATCAGATGAGTTCTTGGCCCTATAACAGCCTTGATCCGGGTCAGTTCCGGCGCCATCTGAGCGGTAATAACTTTTCGTTCTGTGATGGTCATGTCAAATGGTACAGGCCAGAGAAAATCACAACGTCCCTCACGTCTGCAGGGAATCCGACGTTTTCTCTTGAATGACTGGGGCTTAGTTCCGTGGTTGAAAAAGTCCGCTCGAAATCGAGCGGGCTTTTTCTGACTCAAAACTGTGGGATCGGGGTCGAAATTCCGTCCCTGTAAAATGCGAATAAAGCACTGCACTCGACCGCTACAGCGGCGGGTGAGCTTGATCGTTGTAACGATTGTGCGCTGCGTTGTCGTGTGTGCTATAAATCATGAAGTGAAACGTATCTGCATTATTGGCACATCCGGTTTTTCAAGAGCTAGAGCGTCTTCAAATCGGAAATGTCTAAGAATTTAGGGCTCTGGGCGTACAATGTCCGCACATCAATGTGCTCGCTCGCTTCGACCCTCGCTTACAGAAATCGTGACTCTGGGTTAATGAGATGGCTAGAGAGTATCGGATCGACAATCTGCGTATTAGGCAAGACCGTGAGGCAGCGCGAGGGTAAGACTGTAATTATCCAAGAGAATATAGGCGCATTTACCAGTTAAAAGTAAGGCTCGAAGAAGTGAAAGGCGCTCGGCCTGGCGATGGAATGATGCCTGAACTCGATTTTTTGGACGTGACCTGCATCCCCAAGTTCATGTCGGTTGAGCGTAGAGATTCTCCGTTGTTTGTCGCTGTGCCCAGACTGCCGGTGGCAGCGTTATCGGCCCGACGGTTTTTGTAACGCAAGCTATATGTTGGCATACCGGCCGGACTCTTTCTGGGCGTTGTCGAGAGCAGGCGGGCTGATGCTCAGGCCCTCTTTCGGTTACTAATCTGGAGAGGGCACCGCAGGGGCATCGCTCGAGTAGCTCACTTCGGTCTTCTGGAAACCCACACCTTGATTCCAGTGGCAGCGGTGGCGCACAGAAACGCAAAGGTAAAAAGGCTTCCGCTGCCTTGAGCGTTGGGATCGCCATACGTCAGGCTGTCGTTAACGGTAACGAGCATCCCCAATGCGCCCGCCCCAATAGCCAGTAACCATAGCAGAAACGCGCAAAGCTTCAGCAGAAAAACGCCGGAACGTTGTTTTACGGATGCTCCGCAATGGTGGCATATCGAGGGTGTTGGCTCGGGCAAGTGCTCCCGGCATTTCGGACAATTCATAAACGGATTGTGACACATCGACACCGGGTATCGCCTCTGATTGACGCTTTTTCCTGCCGTCACGTTGCCCGGTCTGTGGGCTGCGACGCAAAAGGGTGCGTCGTCTGAATGCGTGCTCTTGGCCCTCGAGAGCCACTCCGGTGGCCTGAAAGAGCTGTAGGGGGATTGATGGCCATAGCGTGATCATTGCGCGTAACAGGGTTATCGCTTTCGCGCGTTCGATAATTCTTGCGTTTGATAAGTGCGATGACGGAATCAAATCCGAAGGCTTCGCTGATGTCGTCGTCTTGAGGTCGGAGCTGGACAGCAACGTCAGGAATGCGAATGAACAGGGGTTTCATC
Above is a window of Abditibacteriaceae bacterium DNA encoding:
- a CDS encoding DUF1559 domain-containing protein is translated as MKRRAFTLIELLVVIAIIAILAAILFPVFARARENARRASCQSNLKQVALSLRQYTQDYDERFPGWYTNNDGGTPFGYQMSNAVGPNTDKGWTELIQPYMKSKQILQCPSEPSPPAPDTSNGWALTPTVYGYSDYFLNANVGGRRVGIANEQPTDGGINESQLAASSLTILNGDGFAFASEHQMSSWPYNSLDPGQFRRHLSGNNFSFCDGHVKWYRPEKITTSLTSAGNPTFSLE